A genomic region of Pseudoalteromonas piscicida contains the following coding sequences:
- a CDS encoding GNAT family N-acetyltransferase produces MTFYAIEDASWSEILTLQNQAYHDVAPETVDILKSKWMRSPKSCFVFKQHRAVNAYLLAHPWYDEKPPSLFTLLPEQPPSSSLFLHDLVVSQAVSGQGIGALMIKRLVELATQMGYCRIRLVAVQNSVGFWLKLGFVSKPIKVCKSYGEDAQLMEMKV; encoded by the coding sequence ATGACTTTTTACGCTATCGAAGATGCGTCGTGGTCTGAGATCTTAACGCTACAAAATCAGGCGTATCATGATGTTGCGCCGGAAACTGTGGATATTCTAAAAAGTAAATGGATGCGCTCGCCAAAGAGTTGTTTTGTTTTTAAACAACATCGAGCCGTGAATGCCTATTTACTGGCGCACCCTTGGTACGATGAAAAGCCGCCGAGTTTGTTTACATTACTTCCTGAACAACCGCCTAGTTCGTCGTTGTTTCTACACGACCTAGTTGTTTCACAAGCCGTATCTGGGCAGGGAATAGGTGCCTTGATGATTAAACGCTTAGTTGAGTTGGCGACCCAAATGGGGTACTGTCGCATTCGGCTCGTGGCTGTGCAAAATAGCGTGGGGTTTTGGTTGAAACTAGGCTTTGTCTCAAAGCCAATTAAGGTATGCAAAAGTTATGGTGAAGATGCGCAGCTGATGGAAATGAAAGTGTAA
- a CDS encoding DUF4265 domain-containing protein gives MNDVVTDKVRFTFKNHPLGCAEEFIVATAVGDNIYQIKGAPLFAFGVNYDDHVLVAPDTEGSLDAIDIVARSEYHSLRVCFTNELENAKNIELLQELTLSGVESEQFDDGCFALTVSPQREYESFIDILHYYQELGVLKYELAGEPHDNFDGKTA, from the coding sequence ATGAATGATGTAGTTACTGACAAAGTACGGTTTACTTTTAAAAACCATCCCCTAGGATGTGCTGAAGAATTTATTGTTGCGACGGCAGTAGGCGATAATATTTATCAGATAAAAGGTGCCCCGCTTTTTGCTTTTGGTGTTAACTATGATGACCACGTTTTGGTTGCACCAGATACCGAAGGTTCTTTAGACGCAATCGATATAGTGGCTCGAAGTGAGTACCACTCTTTGCGGGTCTGCTTTACAAACGAGTTGGAAAATGCCAAAAACATAGAGCTACTTCAAGAGCTTACTCTATCTGGCGTGGAGAGCGAGCAATTTGATGATGGGTGCTTTGCGTTGACGGTTTCACCGCAAAGAGAATATGAATCTTTTATTGATATCCTGCATTATTATCAGGAGCTTGGAGTATTGAAGTATGAACTTGCCGGCGAGCCCCACGATAACTTTGATGGTAAAACTGCGTAA
- a CDS encoding helix-turn-helix transcriptional regulator produces the protein MEMQINKQLIKLKRVERAWSQSELAQVSGLSLRTIQRIEKSGAASLESIKALAAAYEVNVMEIQLKPESKGTKLKRKAAAFLAGTAVMAASIFTLTASAKPVMVDLMLTSQGQTLADVQVLNEEGAFSEFVFSDKLKIRLTSTVEQENQVKIVTEIYSLSTEGQVLVASPSVTVQHQKQAEVHFDDYQLSLSPHL, from the coding sequence ATGGAAATGCAAATAAACAAACAACTAATAAAATTGAAAAGAGTAGAACGGGCATGGAGTCAATCTGAATTGGCACAGGTTTCTGGGTTAAGCCTGCGAACGATACAACGCATCGAAAAGTCAGGAGCAGCATCGCTCGAGTCGATAAAAGCACTTGCTGCGGCTTATGAAGTTAACGTGATGGAAATTCAACTTAAGCCTGAGTCAAAAGGCACCAAATTAAAACGCAAAGCTGCCGCATTTCTTGCAGGCACTGCAGTGATGGCAGCCAGTATTTTTACCTTAACGGCTTCAGCTAAACCCGTGATGGTTGACCTTATGCTAACCTCTCAAGGACAAACGCTGGCTGATGTTCAGGTTTTGAATGAAGAAGGCGCATTCAGCGAGTTTGTTTTTTCAGATAAGCTAAAAATTCGTCTTACTTCAACCGTTGAACAAGAAAACCAAGTGAAAATAGTGACCGAGATTTACAGTTTATCTACCGAGGGTCAAGTACTTGTCGCTTCCCCTAGTGTTACGGTTCAACATCAAAAACAGGCTGAAGTACACTTTGATGATTATCAGCTCTCGTTGTCACCACATCTGTGA
- a CDS encoding MATE family efflux transporter — protein MVASARTDIFKVSQLAGPLILTNLLYVAIATIDLIMLGMLSPLELAAGGLAIGIFNQFRTMGTGVVTATGNLVSDAIGKAKLDQITPLFNASMLIGTFLGLLFAAAMFAIEPFLRFIGTSEAIANLTTQYLTVVALGLLPCFWFQSVRHFSVGLKRPGPLMLITGVSVVLTIVLNYGLIFGQFGLPQLGFVGVAAATCIVLYLSFLLFVLFAKRDDVLSPYLTIKFWQTDREALSKTWKMGVPIGATYGLEAGFFTVLALFVATLGVNALAAHNVVSQMVYIVFMVSAGISSACSIYISEANAAGDFHHAKRIGNLGIICGAAVMSVFALIYLFVPEFVLLPFLSAEELQNSDVVVIAIELLVIAAFLQFFDAWQNIGLGILRGLGDVKSTLMLSLIGYWCIGLPGAWLFQEFFSLGILGVWYALMLGLAVTALSEIWLFNHRANRLLEPTSLKEQNA, from the coding sequence ATGGTAGCTTCAGCGCGCACCGATATTTTTAAAGTAAGCCAGCTTGCAGGGCCGCTTATTCTGACCAATCTGCTCTACGTGGCAATTGCAACGATAGATCTTATCATGCTCGGTATGTTGAGCCCATTAGAGCTGGCTGCTGGCGGCCTCGCCATTGGTATTTTTAATCAATTTAGAACCATGGGAACGGGCGTAGTCACGGCAACGGGTAATTTGGTGTCTGATGCAATCGGCAAGGCAAAACTAGATCAGATCACTCCTCTTTTTAACGCCAGCATGCTTATCGGAACATTTTTGGGTCTACTGTTTGCCGCCGCGATGTTTGCCATAGAGCCATTTTTAAGGTTTATCGGTACATCCGAGGCAATTGCCAATTTGACGACCCAATATTTAACCGTTGTCGCTTTGGGCTTATTACCCTGTTTTTGGTTTCAAAGCGTGCGGCATTTTAGTGTTGGATTAAAAAGACCAGGGCCATTGATGTTAATAACGGGTGTATCTGTTGTACTCACTATCGTGCTCAATTACGGTCTAATTTTTGGTCAGTTTGGCCTACCACAACTCGGCTTTGTGGGGGTTGCAGCCGCCACGTGTATCGTGCTGTATTTATCGTTTTTACTGTTTGTACTATTTGCCAAGCGCGATGACGTACTCAGCCCCTACCTCACTATAAAGTTTTGGCAAACCGACCGTGAAGCACTTAGTAAAACATGGAAAATGGGCGTGCCAATTGGCGCAACTTACGGCCTTGAAGCTGGTTTTTTCACCGTGCTGGCGCTATTTGTGGCAACACTCGGCGTTAATGCCTTAGCCGCCCACAACGTGGTTAGCCAAATGGTGTACATCGTATTTATGGTATCTGCCGGCATTTCATCTGCTTGTTCTATTTACATCAGTGAAGCCAATGCTGCGGGAGACTTTCATCATGCTAAACGCATCGGCAATTTGGGCATTATTTGCGGTGCAGCGGTCATGTCTGTTTTCGCCTTAATCTATTTGTTCGTACCCGAATTTGTACTGCTGCCATTTTTAAGTGCAGAAGAATTACAAAACTCCGACGTCGTTGTTATCGCCATAGAACTACTCGTTATTGCCGCCTTTTTGCAGTTTTTTGACGCGTGGCAAAATATTGGGCTCGGTATCTTGCGTGGACTTGGCGATGTGAAAAGCACGCTAATGCTGTCTTTAATTGGCTATTGGTGTATTGGTCTTCCCGGTGCGTGGTTATTTCAAGAGTTTTTCTCTTTGGGAATTTTGGGCGTTTGGTACGCTTTAATGTTAGGGCTTGCGGTCACAGCGCTATCTGAGATTTGGCTTTTTAATCATAGGGCTAACCGTTTGCTTGAGCCCACATCACTCAAGGAGCAAAACGCATGA
- a CDS encoding ornithine cyclodeaminase — MTQQTVLPILNEARLAQLDFPYSKVIEVVENAFRSLHHPDSANPLKVIMTPQDGRSIAYSMAGRDAASNTVGFKVVYEYDPDRSRNQYQFYSFIFLCDDATGHPVALMDVKELGPMRTSATSALFAKYAIHSDAKNALVVGTGVQGQIALPMLVTALPKLTHLTVHGSYQAGLEAVQQKLKEHHPQRQVAVSQDLEASVRQADVILAVTGLSAKENIKYEWLKPGAVVILVGYGIEKSVLHRADRLLTTDAEQMKVTGDDLLDEDGKLPTVDATLTEILNGEKPARTHPDEIIFVYNSGMIITDVALGRAVADFAITQENVEEVTLW, encoded by the coding sequence ATGACTCAACAAACTGTTCTGCCGATACTAAACGAAGCCCGACTGGCGCAACTTGATTTCCCTTATAGTAAAGTCATTGAGGTGGTGGAAAATGCCTTTCGCTCACTGCATCACCCCGACTCTGCCAACCCACTTAAAGTGATTATGACGCCACAAGATGGCCGCTCCATCGCCTATAGTATGGCTGGCCGAGATGCAGCTAGTAATACCGTTGGCTTTAAAGTGGTCTACGAATACGACCCTGACAGAAGCCGTAACCAATATCAGTTTTACTCTTTTATCTTCCTTTGCGATGATGCCACAGGCCACCCTGTGGCCCTAATGGATGTAAAAGAGCTGGGCCCTATGCGCACATCAGCCACCTCCGCCTTGTTTGCAAAGTATGCCATTCATTCAGATGCCAAAAATGCGTTGGTTGTAGGCACAGGAGTTCAAGGGCAAATCGCTTTACCTATGCTCGTCACGGCATTACCAAAACTCACACACCTAACCGTCCACGGTAGCTATCAAGCAGGCTTGGAAGCGGTTCAGCAAAAACTAAAGGAGCATCACCCACAGCGACAAGTTGCGGTATCACAAGACTTAGAAGCTTCGGTAAGGCAAGCCGATGTGATCCTTGCCGTTACTGGGTTGTCCGCCAAAGAAAACATTAAATATGAATGGTTGAAACCCGGCGCAGTGGTGATTTTGGTTGGCTATGGAATCGAAAAATCAGTGCTACACCGAGCTGATAGGTTGCTCACAACGGATGCAGAACAAATGAAGGTCACCGGAGACGATTTATTAGACGAGGACGGCAAGCTACCCACCGTTGATGCGACATTGACTGAAATACTAAATGGTGAAAAACCGGCACGAACTCACCCTGATGAAATTATCTTTGTCTATAACAGCGGCATGATCATTACTGACGTGGCGCTCGGACGAGCCGTTGCGGACTTTGCCATCACACAAGAAAACGTGGAGGAAGTAACCCTATGGTAG
- a CDS encoding GFA family protein — MAVNFVGGCLCGQIRFTAIGVPRNPHTCSCNMCQRHSGALTVAWVEFASEEVSWDGPGGAPKVWRSSDYSSRAFCPDCGSTLGAIDDAPVIALVLGVFDGNSRKTLEPKSHSYISRRPKWWCVGCN, encoded by the coding sequence ATGGCTGTCAATTTTGTTGGAGGATGTTTATGTGGGCAGATCCGTTTTACCGCGATTGGCGTCCCTCGTAACCCTCATACCTGCTCATGTAACATGTGCCAAAGGCATAGCGGTGCACTAACCGTTGCATGGGTAGAGTTCGCAAGTGAAGAGGTCAGTTGGGATGGACCTGGCGGTGCTCCTAAGGTGTGGCGTTCATCGGATTATTCATCGCGCGCTTTTTGCCCTGATTGTGGTAGCACATTAGGTGCAATAGATGACGCGCCTGTCATTGCATTAGTGCTCGGCGTTTTTGATGGCAATAGTCGTAAAACCCTTGAACCCAAATCTCACTCTTATATTTCAAGAAGGCCAAAATGGTGGTGTGTAGGATGCAATTAA
- a CDS encoding DUF2254 domain-containing protein produces the protein MFTPRKLAENYRELISSIGFYPSLLAVAFFIFALITTALEYAAPISNFKELIAIVLVDSEENARTILSTLVGSIISLTVFSFSMVMIVLNNASAGLSPRVLPGLITRKSHQLVLGFYLGSIIYAIIMLINIRGVGDGETGIPALGVLFSLVFGLFSLGFFVFFIHSISRAIQVDNVLNDLFNNTKNEMKNIITKQQEQPFDNFPDFSSWHNLPSTEEGYFKGVHSDKLCALCEQHDFKIYIAVKQGFFTVKGYPFLKCNKDLSEDEALHDALLSCFIFYVEEYISDHYRYGLTQISEIAVKAMSPGINDPGTAVKAIDMLSILLIQRLDICDVNYSFKHAKNEPLLYIHEASFDELLHDNFTPIRNYAKTDGYVMVNVLEAFKNILFRSSADQQATESLFNYLEAIIDDVRNTITNPFDRQRIIEMLEAIEKINDDKGEALITQFKRE, from the coding sequence ATGTTCACACCTCGCAAGTTGGCCGAAAATTATCGCGAACTGATAAGCAGTATCGGTTTCTATCCCTCTTTACTTGCAGTTGCATTTTTTATTTTTGCGCTCATAACCACGGCACTTGAATATGCAGCTCCTATCAGCAACTTTAAAGAGCTTATAGCGATTGTACTGGTCGACAGTGAAGAGAACGCACGAACCATTTTAAGCACGCTTGTGGGTAGTATCATCTCATTGACGGTATTTAGTTTTTCAATGGTGATGATTGTACTGAATAATGCCAGTGCAGGGTTATCACCTAGAGTACTGCCGGGTCTTATCACCAGAAAGTCGCACCAGCTGGTATTGGGGTTTTATCTCGGCAGTATCATTTACGCCATCATTATGCTGATAAACATTCGTGGCGTGGGCGATGGTGAAACTGGGATCCCGGCGTTAGGGGTTTTATTTTCGCTAGTGTTTGGATTGTTCTCATTAGGTTTTTTTGTGTTTTTTATCCATTCAATCTCCCGTGCCATACAGGTTGATAATGTGCTAAATGATCTGTTTAACAACACCAAAAATGAGATGAAGAATATTATCACCAAACAGCAAGAGCAGCCTTTTGATAACTTTCCTGACTTCTCGAGTTGGCATAATTTACCCAGCACAGAAGAGGGGTATTTTAAGGGAGTACACAGTGACAAACTGTGCGCGTTGTGCGAGCAACATGACTTTAAAATATATATTGCTGTTAAACAAGGGTTTTTTACCGTTAAAGGCTACCCATTTCTTAAGTGTAATAAGGATCTCAGTGAAGATGAGGCGCTACATGATGCGTTACTTAGCTGTTTTATTTTTTATGTTGAAGAGTACATCAGCGACCATTATCGCTATGGTTTAACACAAATCTCGGAGATTGCAGTCAAAGCCATGAGCCCAGGGATTAATGATCCCGGTACTGCGGTAAAGGCGATTGATATGCTGAGTATTTTACTTATCCAACGTTTGGATATTTGCGATGTGAACTACTCCTTTAAACACGCTAAAAATGAGCCGCTTTTATATATCCACGAAGCGTCTTTTGATGAATTACTGCATGATAATTTTACTCCGATAAGAAACTATGCCAAGACCGATGGCTATGTCATGGTCAATGTGTTGGAAGCGTTTAAAAATATACTGTTTCGCTCGAGTGCGGATCAACAGGCGACGGAAAGTTTATTTAATTACTTAGAGGCCATCATCGACGATGTGCGTAATACCATCACTAACCCGTTTGACCGTCAACGGATCATTGAAATGCTTGAGGCTATTGAGAAAATTAATGACGACAAAGGAGAAGCGCTTATTACACAATTTAAACGAGAATAA
- the hisC gene encoding histidinol-phosphate transaminase gives MTTTMPNPARKEVIALPPYGAGQTIEQATARNLHPNMINLSVNENPLGPSPAALNAFKTQLHTASCYPDSQCTELSERLSTKLNVTREQIVLGNGSEDVLSMLCKAFLSQGDKVLVAKPTFALHGIYANMMGAKVLEVPMQSDLSYRIDDWLDAIACYPDLKMLMLANPSNPVGCTFDANNLQRLIDACPLNTVIVIDEAYCEYAQGHKQFTDGLALLQTQPRPYAVLRTFSKAYGLAGLRVGYGVMANAQLADYLHRVRTPYNVNRLAQLAAIAVLQDPSYLADTVTQTNSEREKLSAALTELGYFVAPSLANFLFIDVKQPSAHVASLLLQQGIMIKPWLELGFDHFVRVSIGLPEQNLRVLEAFKQL, from the coding sequence ATGACAACGACAATGCCAAACCCAGCCCGCAAAGAAGTCATTGCACTGCCGCCCTATGGTGCAGGACAAACCATTGAGCAAGCAACGGCGCGTAATCTCCACCCCAATATGATAAACCTCTCGGTGAATGAAAACCCTTTAGGGCCAAGTCCTGCAGCGCTTAATGCTTTTAAAACACAGCTGCATACCGCTAGCTGCTATCCAGACAGTCAATGCACAGAGCTGAGCGAGCGCCTGTCCACTAAGCTTAACGTTACCAGAGAACAAATTGTACTCGGCAATGGCTCCGAGGATGTACTCTCAATGCTCTGCAAAGCCTTTCTCAGTCAAGGCGATAAAGTGTTAGTGGCCAAGCCTACCTTTGCGCTTCATGGGATTTACGCCAATATGATGGGGGCAAAGGTACTGGAGGTGCCGATGCAAAGCGATTTGTCCTATCGAATTGATGATTGGCTCGATGCTATCGCATGCTATCCAGACTTAAAAATGCTTATGCTTGCCAACCCGTCCAATCCTGTAGGTTGTACGTTTGATGCCAATAATTTGCAGCGCCTCATTGATGCCTGTCCGCTCAATACGGTTATCGTCATTGATGAAGCATACTGCGAATATGCACAAGGCCATAAACAGTTTACTGACGGCTTAGCGCTACTTCAAACACAGCCCCGCCCCTACGCGGTATTACGGACTTTCTCCAAAGCTTATGGCCTTGCAGGACTTAGGGTGGGTTACGGCGTAATGGCAAATGCCCAACTGGCGGATTATCTGCACCGCGTACGTACACCGTACAATGTAAATCGACTAGCACAACTTGCTGCGATCGCGGTATTGCAAGATCCCTCCTATTTGGCAGACACGGTCACGCAAACGAATAGCGAGAGGGAAAAACTCAGCGCCGCCCTCACTGAGCTGGGTTATTTTGTCGCGCCAAGTCTAGCTAACTTTTTATTTATTGATGTCAAGCAGCCGTCTGCGCATGTCGCATCTTTGCTGCTGCAACAAGGAATAATGATAAAACCTTGGCTAGAATTAGGTTTTGATCATTTTGTGAGAGTAAGTATTGGACTTCCTGAGCAAAACCTTAGGGTGCTTGAAGCCTTTAAACAGTTGTAA
- a CDS encoding P-loop NTPase family protein — MKKVAVFGKPGSGKSTVSKRLAAAIHIPLYQLDSMLYQANGEFVDRAAFDKAHQNILNTDAWIIDGFGPLDAFKQRLDAADTLVYIDLPYRVSYWFVIKRLLKSIVTKPEGWPDGSSVFKGTIASIKTLRRCPQFWNEAFLSQLEQSAQTKALYVIKSVAALDSFVRQHVK, encoded by the coding sequence ATGAAGAAAGTAGCAGTTTTTGGTAAACCGGGAAGCGGCAAGTCTACGGTGAGTAAAAGACTGGCCGCGGCAATACACATCCCGTTATATCAATTAGACTCGATGCTTTACCAAGCAAATGGCGAGTTTGTTGACAGAGCCGCTTTTGATAAAGCACATCAAAACATATTGAATACTGATGCGTGGATCATTGACGGCTTTGGTCCGTTAGATGCATTTAAACAGCGCTTAGATGCAGCAGATACCTTAGTCTACATCGACTTACCATATCGAGTGAGTTATTGGTTTGTGATAAAACGTCTTTTAAAAAGCATAGTTACCAAGCCTGAAGGCTGGCCAGATGGTAGCTCAGTGTTTAAAGGGACGATTGCCAGTATTAAAACGTTAAGGCGCTGCCCGCAATTTTGGAATGAAGCATTTTTATCGCAGTTAGAGCAAAGCGCGCAAACCAAAGCACTCTATGTGATTAAGTCGGTTGCGGCGCTTGATAGCTTTGTACGCCAACATGTGAAGTAA
- a CDS encoding DMT family transporter, whose product MSWLLLAFAGLLEVVWAIGLKFTNGFTKPVPSIITLVAMAASFYFLSVALRTLPLSVAYSVWVGIGMIGSIIVGFVYFKEPLSSLKLLSLLLIVIGIIGLKLSSQG is encoded by the coding sequence ATGAGCTGGTTGCTACTTGCTTTTGCAGGTTTATTGGAAGTCGTTTGGGCTATTGGTTTGAAATTTACCAACGGTTTTACGAAGCCTGTTCCCTCAATTATTACTTTAGTGGCGATGGCCGCAAGTTTCTACTTTCTCAGTGTTGCACTACGAACTTTACCGCTTAGCGTTGCTTATTCCGTCTGGGTTGGCATTGGTATGATAGGGTCGATTATTGTTGGCTTTGTCTATTTTAAAGAGCCGTTGTCATCACTTAAGCTACTCAGTTTACTGTTGATAGTGATTGGGATTATTGGTCTAAAATTATCCTCTCAGGGTTAA
- a CDS encoding DUF1015 family protein: MITITDGPLHLYQVEQGGILVTGILAELDVSVLPEQAILPHESVSVTHAMALKKRVQLEKLLLPPCLLVGKLNLDKVRWQAECVETAQWHSDCGECTHRLYAVESPYVLQEFRQQISMHQQWLIADGHHRMFAASQRHAPQSRMMAWLVPQQDAVITSFAVQASYTQAVDVTKFKQHLSNFDICESSETEADYTIWLGKAALYFVLRRATSDFYLIQTQLRRALQSLPAFEELWSKNKVELSDDAHVVTALCRAPQIEDIFAAAKAGKYFPEKSTLFTHKADSQVLYHLNQQAACA; this comes from the coding sequence ATGATCACAATAACGGATGGGCCACTTCATCTTTACCAAGTGGAGCAAGGTGGTATTTTGGTTACAGGCATTTTGGCCGAGCTTGACGTTTCAGTGTTACCTGAGCAAGCGATTCTGCCTCACGAGTCGGTTTCGGTTACCCATGCTATGGCGCTGAAAAAGCGTGTTCAGCTCGAGAAGTTGCTGTTACCCCCGTGTCTTTTGGTCGGAAAACTTAATTTGGACAAGGTGCGATGGCAAGCGGAATGTGTTGAAACTGCGCAGTGGCACAGTGATTGCGGTGAGTGTACTCATCGCCTCTATGCTGTTGAAAGCCCTTACGTGCTACAAGAATTCAGGCAGCAGATCTCAATGCACCAGCAATGGCTAATTGCAGATGGGCATCACAGGATGTTTGCAGCAAGCCAACGTCATGCGCCTCAATCTCGGATGATGGCATGGTTAGTTCCACAGCAAGATGCGGTGATAACGAGTTTCGCGGTGCAGGCATCTTACACACAAGCTGTAGATGTTACCAAATTCAAACAGCACCTTAGCAATTTTGATATCTGTGAATCCTCGGAGACTGAGGCCGATTATACTATTTGGTTGGGGAAAGCTGCTCTATATTTTGTCCTACGACGCGCGACAAGCGATTTTTATCTTATTCAGACCCAGTTGCGTAGAGCACTGCAGTCACTGCCAGCGTTTGAGGAGCTGTGGTCTAAAAATAAAGTTGAGCTGAGTGATGACGCTCATGTTGTAACTGCCCTCTGTCGCGCTCCCCAAATTGAAGACATCTTTGCTGCTGCTAAAGCAGGCAAGTACTTTCCAGAAAAGTCGACCTTATTTACGCATAAGGCCGACAGCCAAGTACTTTACCATTTAAATCAGCAGGCAGCTTGTGCTTAA
- a CDS encoding GNAT family N-acetyltransferase, giving the protein MIQKLNNRDVSMAREIFNVFQRSYKVEAEFIGASYFPPLSRTIEDICGATSHFYGYFENQNLAAVIEIVIFEKTLEIDSLTVDPSYFRKGIAGELLSFAMSEFDVEKVIVETATANAPAITLYQKYGFVEYKRWLPGHGIEKVALAVDVCSQHSKY; this is encoded by the coding sequence ATGATCCAAAAATTAAACAATCGCGATGTGTCGATGGCGAGAGAAATTTTCAATGTATTTCAACGCTCATACAAAGTAGAAGCTGAGTTTATTGGGGCGAGTTATTTTCCGCCTTTATCTCGAACGATAGAAGATATATGCGGTGCGACGAGTCACTTTTATGGATATTTTGAAAATCAAAATCTTGCCGCAGTCATTGAAATTGTCATTTTTGAGAAAACGCTAGAAATAGATAGCCTGACCGTTGATCCCAGTTATTTTCGCAAAGGAATTGCGGGTGAACTCCTAAGTTTTGCGATGTCGGAGTTTGATGTCGAAAAGGTGATTGTAGAAACTGCAACGGCAAACGCGCCCGCTATTACACTCTACCAAAAATACGGTTTTGTTGAATACAAACGCTGGTTGCCCGGACATGGCATTGAGAAAGTAGCACTGGCGGTGGATGTTTGTAGCCAGCACTCAAAATATTAG
- a CDS encoding Na+/H+ antiporter NhaC family protein: MAEPNAISIIPPVVVLTLAIILRRPILSLVLGALVGLALLDPATVLANFADASLKVMGDETIGWLILVCGTFGALIALLVHTGGALAFGRNALKMAKGPKSSLLMTYFLGVIIFIDDYLNALTVGETMRRVTDKFKISREMLAYVVDSTAAPICVLVPLSTWAVFFGGLLVDNGVAGEGQGISTYIQAIPYMLYAWVAVIMVPLVIFGIVPLFGPMKKAELAAKQGQPALEQIDLEEVHTPDHYAAKAIEQEFEQADTQGKLVNFLVPIGLLVAFTVYFDIDVWKGLLATLAVTIPFYMVQRLMPLADMLEQMINGFKCMLPAIGTVIAAFIFKDVCDQLLLPQYVINALSPYMTAGLLPAMVFLSMAILAFATGSSWGIFAVTIPIVMPLAIAVDANIPLVIGALLSASSFGSQACFYSDSTVLAAQGSDCNLVSHAITQLPYALIAAAIAFVGFLIIA, translated from the coding sequence ATGGCTGAGCCAAATGCAATTAGCATCATTCCCCCAGTCGTCGTATTGACGCTTGCAATTATCTTACGTCGTCCTATCTTGTCCCTTGTTTTGGGGGCGCTTGTAGGACTCGCATTGTTAGACCCAGCCACCGTATTGGCAAATTTTGCTGATGCTTCGCTAAAAGTGATGGGCGATGAAACCATCGGCTGGCTTATTCTGGTATGTGGTACGTTTGGTGCCTTGATAGCGCTGTTAGTGCACACCGGCGGTGCCTTAGCATTTGGCCGCAATGCACTGAAAATGGCAAAAGGGCCAAAGTCGTCTTTGCTTATGACTTATTTTTTGGGTGTGATCATTTTTATTGATGACTACCTCAATGCGCTGACGGTTGGTGAGACGATGCGTCGCGTTACCGATAAGTTTAAGATTTCTAGGGAAATGCTTGCTTATGTAGTGGATTCAACCGCTGCACCTATCTGTGTTTTAGTACCGCTTTCGACTTGGGCGGTGTTCTTTGGTGGCTTGTTGGTCGATAACGGTGTCGCGGGAGAAGGACAGGGGATCAGTACGTATATTCAGGCCATTCCTTACATGCTGTATGCTTGGGTGGCCGTAATTATGGTACCACTGGTGATATTTGGTATTGTGCCTCTGTTTGGCCCAATGAAAAAAGCAGAGCTTGCAGCTAAACAAGGACAACCCGCGCTTGAGCAGATAGATTTGGAAGAAGTACATACACCGGATCACTATGCTGCAAAAGCCATTGAGCAAGAGTTCGAACAAGCCGACACTCAAGGCAAACTGGTTAACTTTTTGGTGCCTATTGGTTTGCTGGTGGCGTTTACGGTGTACTTTGATATTGATGTATGGAAAGGTTTGTTAGCGACTTTGGCAGTGACTATCCCATTTTATATGGTGCAAAGGTTGATGCCGCTTGCAGACATGCTTGAGCAAATGATCAATGGTTTTAAATGCATGCTACCTGCGATAGGAACGGTAATCGCCGCATTTATCTTTAAGGATGTGTGCGATCAACTGCTATTGCCACAATATGTAATAAATGCACTGAGTCCTTATATGACAGCTGGTTTATTGCCTGCGATGGTGTTTTTATCTATGGCTATTTTGGCCTTTGCAACTGGCTCTAGTTGGGGGATCTTCGCCGTGACTATTCCTATCGTGATGCCTTTGGCCATTGCTGTTGATGCTAATATTCCTCTGGTCATAGGCGCGTTGTTGTCGGCATCATCATTTGGTAGTCAGGCGTGTTTCTACTCGGATTCTACGGTATTGGCAGCCCAAGGCTCAGATTGTAACTTAGTCAGTCACGCCATCACTCAGCTACCTTACGCGTTGATTGCGGCTGCAATTGCCTTTGTTGGCTTCTTGATTATTGCATAG